From Funiculus sociatus GB2-C1, the proteins below share one genomic window:
- a CDS encoding M15 family metallopeptidase produces the protein MKAYQEIAIVECGEAIAAIPLEQFAVESPHPYQKLGASYGALSPYYLRQSVLDSLKVAQTLLQQVHQGWQIKIFDAYRPVEVQQFMVDYTFAEVVQARKLNLTELTEAQRQEIWEQVYQFWAFPNLNPATPPPHSTGAAVDVTLVDSTGQTVNMGTQIDEISPASYPDYYADSTDAAQQQYHIYRQLLNSVMCQAGFRRHPNEWWHFSLGDQMWAWAYNQENPAQPMTARYGRLV, from the coding sequence ATGAAAGCTTATCAGGAGATTGCAATTGTAGAGTGTGGGGAAGCGATCGCTGCAATTCCTTTGGAGCAATTTGCGGTAGAATCTCCTCATCCTTATCAAAAGTTGGGTGCTAGTTATGGAGCGCTTTCGCCATATTATCTCCGCCAAAGCGTTCTAGATAGCTTAAAGGTAGCCCAAACTCTCCTGCAACAAGTACATCAGGGTTGGCAAATCAAAATTTTTGACGCTTATCGCCCGGTGGAAGTCCAGCAATTTATGGTAGATTACACCTTTGCTGAAGTTGTTCAGGCGCGGAAGTTAAATTTAACTGAGTTAACGGAAGCACAGCGTCAAGAGATTTGGGAACAAGTTTATCAATTTTGGGCATTCCCCAACTTGAACCCAGCAACACCACCGCCTCATAGCACTGGTGCTGCGGTTGATGTGACGTTAGTAGACAGCACTGGGCAGACTGTTAACATGGGAACCCAGATTGATGAAATATCTCCCGCGTCGTATCCAGATTATTATGCCGATAGCACTGATGCCGCCCAACAGCAGTATCATATTTATCGGCAGTTGTTGAACTCTGTGATGTGTCAAGCTGGATTTCGCCGTCATCCTAATGAGTGGTGGCACTTCTCGCTAGGCGATCAGATGTGGGCTTGGGCTTACAATCAAGAAAATCCAGCCCAACCGATGACAGCACGATATGGAAGATTAGTGTAG
- a CDS encoding diacylglycerol/polyprenol kinase family protein has product MSSLESFPQLWLQIILIGVCLGVIVLLAEGLHRYTSTDPERVRKVVHIGTGNVILLAWWLNIPAWVGITASILASSVALLSYKFPILPGINSVGRKSWGTFCYALSIGILVAWFWSINQPEYAALGILVMTWGDGLAALIGQKFGKHPYQFGGSKKSWEGSFTMFLVSYAVSSLILLGVHGNIWQSWAVPLAVALAATALEAFSWYGIDNLTVPVGSAAIAFFLTGLLLT; this is encoded by the coding sequence GTGTCTTCGTTAGAATCATTCCCGCAGCTATGGCTCCAAATTATCTTAATTGGAGTCTGTCTTGGCGTTATTGTACTACTAGCAGAGGGGCTACATCGGTACACCTCCACAGATCCGGAACGGGTGCGGAAGGTGGTACACATTGGTACTGGCAATGTGATTTTGCTTGCCTGGTGGCTGAATATTCCCGCTTGGGTAGGTATTACGGCTTCGATTCTAGCGAGTAGCGTTGCCCTTTTATCATACAAATTCCCGATTCTTCCAGGGATTAACAGCGTTGGGCGCAAGAGTTGGGGAACATTTTGCTACGCCCTTAGTATTGGGATTTTAGTTGCTTGGTTCTGGTCTATAAACCAACCCGAATATGCGGCGCTGGGAATTTTAGTAATGACTTGGGGGGATGGGCTGGCAGCACTGATTGGGCAGAAATTTGGTAAGCATCCCTATCAATTTGGGGGGAGCAAAAAAAGTTGGGAAGGCTCTTTTACAATGTTTTTGGTAAGCTATGCGGTCAGTAGCTTGATTTTACTCGGCGTTCATGGCAATATCTGGCAAAGTTGGGCGGTGCCGTTGGCAGTTGCCTTAGCTGCTACTGCCTTAGAAGCATTTTCCTGGTACGGTATTGATAATTTGACAGTTCCTGTGGGCAGTGCAGCGATCGCATTTTTCTTGACTGGGTTGCTGCTAACCTGA
- the murQ gene encoding N-acetylmuramic acid 6-phosphate etherase, with translation MKNLEERGHLLTEQINPNSQNLDQLSSLELVDLFNREDAQTLVAIASARTELAQAIDTTASALSQGGRLFYIGAGTSGRLGVLDAAECPPTFCTPPDLVQGIIAGGAGALIRSSEDLEDKDEDGANAIAQRHITNLDVVVGISAGGTTPFVHGAIQAARGRGATTILIACVPAEQVSIEADLDIRLIVGPEVLAGSTRLKAGTVTKMALNIISTGVMVQLGKVYGNRMVDVAVTNKKLRDRALRMLQDLTDLNREDASYLLEQSGRSVKLALLMHWTGLEREQSASLLAEHHGNLRTAVSSYQKPE, from the coding sequence ATGAAAAATCTGGAGGAGCGGGGGCATCTTTTAACAGAGCAAATTAACCCCAATAGTCAGAACTTAGATCAGCTGAGTTCTTTGGAATTGGTAGATTTGTTCAATCGCGAGGATGCTCAAACACTGGTGGCGATCGCATCCGCCAGAACTGAACTAGCCCAAGCAATAGACACTACAGCTAGTGCCTTAAGTCAAGGGGGACGGCTTTTTTATATCGGTGCTGGGACGAGTGGACGTTTAGGCGTGTTGGATGCAGCAGAGTGTCCGCCCACCTTTTGTACGCCGCCAGATTTGGTACAAGGGATTATTGCTGGTGGTGCGGGGGCTTTAATTCGTAGCTCTGAAGATTTGGAAGACAAAGATGAAGATGGAGCGAATGCGATCGCGCAACGCCATATCACCAATCTCGATGTCGTCGTGGGAATTAGCGCGGGGGGAACGACTCCTTTTGTCCACGGTGCGATTCAAGCAGCACGCGGGCGGGGAGCGACTACAATTTTGATCGCCTGTGTCCCCGCTGAACAAGTCAGCATTGAGGCAGATTTAGATATTCGCCTGATAGTGGGGCCAGAAGTGCTAGCAGGTTCGACACGCCTCAAAGCTGGAACCGTGACGAAAATGGCTTTAAACATCATCTCCACAGGCGTGATGGTGCAGTTGGGTAAAGTTTACGGCAATCGCATGGTAGATGTCGCCGTCACCAATAAAAAACTGCGCGATCGCGCCTTAAGAATGTTGCAAGACCTCACGGATTTAAATCGGGAAGATGCTAGTTATTTGTTAGAGCAAAGTGGGCGATCTGTCAAGTTAGCGCTACTGATGCACTGGACAGGGTTAGAAAGGGAACAAAGCGCGAGCTTGCTTGCGGAACATCACGGGAATCTCAGAACCGCTGTTTCGAGTTACCAAAAGCCAGAGTAG
- the yidD gene encoding membrane protein insertion efficiency factor YidD → MKILLIWLIKGYRVLISPLFPPVCRFQPTCSKYAIEAVERFGVWRGGWLAIRRILRCHPFYPGGYDPVPPAPETTKD, encoded by the coding sequence ATGAAAATATTACTGATTTGGCTAATTAAAGGATACCGGGTTTTGATTTCTCCGCTGTTTCCTCCAGTTTGTAGGTTTCAGCCGACTTGTTCTAAGTACGCAATAGAGGCGGTAGAGAGATTTGGAGTATGGCGCGGCGGTTGGCTTGCGATTCGCCGCATCTTGCGCTGTCATCCGTTCTACCCCGGCGGTTACGATCCGGTGCCACCTGCGCCCGAAACAACTAAAGATTAA
- a CDS encoding site-2 protease family protein encodes MFTGSETATTSLIALVAFGILGWGFYRAKPFGKLGIYAWLQSVVLMAPWLLFFGLFAAGIYINLVGILFMLVASAGLYIFIGKKLRAAGQDAILREQVVKMIQESNPTENKSEEDIETPQTPTDGLNRVTSEVVPIPDDDLKSIQGIFGIDTFFATETISYQEGAIFRGNLRGEPDAVHSRLTANLEERLGDRYRLFLVENPEEKPVVIVLPSSNDPQKATLTQKLLAGVLFIATIASSLETAGLFLGFDFFNNLSRYKEVLPISAGIWTVLIAHEIGHWLLARRHKIRLSLPFFIPSGQIGAFGAITRFESLLPNRQVLFDISLAGPATGGIISLLMLITGLILSHEGSLFQVPSQFFQGSILVGTLARVVLGSALQQTLVDVHPLTIIGWLGLVVSAFNLMPAGQLDGGRIVQAIYGRQIARRATVATLILLGIISIVNPANPLLLYWGIVILFLQRSLERPSMNELSEPDDARAALGLLALFLMVATLLPLTPGMAGSLGIGG; translated from the coding sequence ATGTTTACTGGATCGGAGACTGCTACAACAAGTTTAATTGCGCTGGTGGCTTTCGGCATCCTGGGTTGGGGCTTCTATCGAGCCAAGCCCTTCGGCAAATTAGGAATATATGCCTGGTTGCAGTCAGTCGTGTTGATGGCTCCCTGGCTGTTGTTCTTTGGGTTGTTCGCCGCCGGGATTTATATCAACCTAGTCGGCATCTTATTTATGTTGGTAGCCTCAGCTGGGTTGTATATCTTCATCGGCAAGAAACTGCGTGCCGCTGGTCAGGATGCTATCCTGCGGGAGCAAGTCGTGAAGATGATCCAGGAATCGAACCCTACAGAAAATAAGTCTGAGGAAGACATCGAAACGCCGCAGACACCTACAGATGGACTAAATCGCGTCACTTCTGAGGTAGTTCCCATCCCAGACGACGACTTGAAAAGCATTCAAGGAATTTTTGGGATTGATACATTCTTTGCTACTGAAACCATTTCCTATCAAGAGGGTGCGATTTTTCGGGGGAATCTGCGGGGTGAACCTGACGCAGTACATTCCCGGTTGACTGCCAATTTGGAAGAGAGATTAGGCGATCGCTATCGGCTATTTTTAGTAGAAAATCCAGAAGAGAAGCCAGTTGTCATTGTTCTCCCCAGCAGCAATGATCCCCAAAAGGCAACCTTAACTCAGAAGCTTCTTGCAGGTGTTCTGTTCATAGCCACAATTGCCAGCAGTTTAGAAACAGCAGGGCTTTTCCTTGGTTTCGATTTCTTCAACAACCTGAGCCGATATAAAGAAGTTCTACCCATCAGCGCGGGTATTTGGACAGTTTTAATCGCTCACGAAATCGGTCACTGGTTACTAGCACGTCGTCACAAAATCCGTCTGAGTCTGCCTTTTTTCATCCCATCCGGCCAAATTGGCGCTTTTGGAGCCATTACCCGCTTTGAATCGCTGTTGCCTAATCGTCAGGTGCTATTTGATATCTCCTTGGCTGGCCCTGCTACTGGTGGTATTATTTCCCTGTTAATGCTAATCACAGGTTTAATCCTTTCCCACGAAGGCAGCCTGTTTCAAGTGCCATCTCAGTTTTTCCAAGGTTCTATTTTGGTCGGAACGCTGGCGCGAGTCGTCCTTGGTTCCGCTCTCCAGCAAACCCTGGTTGATGTCCACCCGCTGACGATTATCGGTTGGTTGGGTTTAGTGGTAAGTGCATTTAACTTGATGCCAGCTGGACAACTCGACGGGGGGCGAATTGTTCAGGCAATCTACGGACGGCAAATTGCCCGCCGGGCTACGGTAGCAACTTTAATTTTGCTGGGGATTATCTCAATAGTGAATCCGGCGAATCCTTTGCTGCTGTACTGGGGAATTGTGATTCTGTTCTTGCAGCGAAGTTTAGAACGCCCTAGCATGAATGAGCTTTCTGAACCCGATGATGCACGAGCCGCTTTGGGGTTATTGGCTCTGTTCTTGATGGTGGCGACTCTCCTACCCCTAACTCCAGGCATGGCGGGAAGTTTGGGAATTGGCGGTTAA
- a CDS encoding DUF3110 domain-containing protein, whose protein sequence is MRGYVLIFNTGTENEGMHSLRIGDRNLLLLFEAEDDAIRYALLLEAQDFATPSVEPMESEEIEEICQDLDYDWKLIPEGFVPEDDVERLFLAPPENNLSKTDWEPDAPEPELSDLDKIRRQLEGLL, encoded by the coding sequence ATGCGCGGATACGTATTAATATTTAATACCGGGACAGAAAACGAGGGGATGCACTCGCTGCGAATTGGCGATCGCAACTTGCTCTTACTGTTTGAAGCAGAAGATGATGCTATTCGCTATGCTCTGCTACTAGAAGCTCAAGATTTTGCCACTCCCAGTGTGGAGCCAATGGAATCAGAGGAAATTGAGGAAATTTGTCAAGACTTAGATTACGACTGGAAGTTGATTCCGGAAGGATTTGTTCCCGAAGACGATGTAGAACGTCTTTTTTTAGCTCCACCGGAAAATAACCTTTCCAAAACCGATTGGGAACCAGATGCTCCTGAACCGGAGCTTTCGGATTTAGACAAAATTCGTCGTCAATTAGAAGGACTGTTGTAA